The nucleotide sequence GAATGAAAGCTGATCACCGCCATACGGCCAGCGGGTTTCATCACCGATAGGATTTGCGGCAGCACGGCATCGATCTGCTCGAGCTCGGCGTTGACCGCGATCCGGATCGCCTGAAAAGTTTTGGTGGCCGGATGGCGGCCTGGCTCCCAGCGTGGGTGCGCCGCCTTGACGATCGCCGCCAATTGCAGGGTCCGCTGAATCGGCGCCTCGACACGCGCCTCCAAGATAGCACTGGCGATACGCGACGCGTTCTTCTCGTCGCCCAAGGTTCGCAGCGCCCGCGCCAAGTCCGGGTGCTTAACACGCGCCAGCCAGTCAGCGGCAGACACCCCCCGGGTCGGGTCCATGCGCATGTCCAGCGGGCCGTCAACCTGAAAACTAAAGCCACGATCGGCGACATCTAACTGTGGCGAGGACACCCCCAAGTCGGCGATGATGCCGTCGACTTGCCCAGTCAAACCGAGCGAACCCAGCTCGGATTCAAGATCCCCAAAGGCTGCATGTACCGCCACGAATCGGGGATCGTCGGCAAAGCGGGCACTGACGAACGCGATCGCATCCGGGTCACGGTCAAAGCCGATGACGCGGGCGTCCTCTCCCAGCTGACTCAGTAAGTAGGCGGTATGGCCACCACGGCCCAGGGTGCAGTCGACGTAAAGGCCATTGGGATCGGCAAGCACCGCATCGACGGTCTCGTGCAGCAGTACACTGACGTGGGCGCTCATAAGGTGAAGCCGGCTAACGCATCGGCATCGGCATCGTCATCCTCGTCCGCCAAGTAGGCTTCGGTCTTGGCTTGCCACAGGGTCTCGGACCAAATCTCGAAACGCGAATTTTGACCCATCAAAACGACACGCTTTTCCAGTCGAGCGTGCTCGCGCAACACCGCCGGTAGCATGATTCGACCGGCCGAGTCCAAATCCAAGTCGGTGGCGTGGCCAACCATCATGTACTGCAGGCGACGCGCCGCCTTGGTGTGGTTGGGCATGGCATTGATTTGTGACTCGACCGTGGCCCAGTCCGGCGCCGGGTACAGCAGCAGGCAGCGCTCGCGATGATCAACGGTCAGGACCATTTTTTGGGCGCAACGCTGCTCGATCACGTCGCGGAACCGCGTCGGAATCGCCAGACGCCCCTTGGCGTCTAAGTTGACCTGCGTTATGCCTCTAAACATCCTGCTCTAAATACCCACTGTTGCGTTCAAAAATTCACTTTTCGACACTTTTTACCAAAATTTCCCACCAACGAAGTCTAGAGACGCCTCGGATCAGGGTCAACCAAGCTTGGGGCTTGGTGCCAGACCAATAAGTCGTTTATTTTCAAACAGTTAGTCGTACTGTATATAAGAACAAGTGGCGCAAAAAAGCGCGCCCAAAATCGCAAAATCAACGACTTACGGCGCGCGGCGGAAGTAACTTCGAGAAGAAAAGTTTTTTAGGAATAAGGTGAAGACGACCTATAAGCCGGGTTCTGTCGTGGACAGTCATTCATCTAGGCGCGCCATCGCTGACGCGCTCAAGCAACCTACCCGGATCCAGCGCGAGCCACGCCAAAGGATCCCTATTTGGTCTTGCTCCAGGTGGGGTTTACCCTGCCATCCACTGTTACCAGGGATGCGGTGCGCTCTTACCGCACCTTTTCACCCTTACCCGAAGGCGGTATATTTTCTGCGGCACTTTCCGTGGGCTCACGCCCCCCAGGCATTACCTGGCACCTTGCTCTATGGAGCCCGGACTTTCCTCCCGCCATTTACATGGCCGGCGACTGTCCAGTCGTCTTCGGCGCGCAGTGTCTAGGCTTTGCCGTCGTTGTGCAAGGCTTCAATCAGCTCAAACAGCTCACGCCGTGAACCACCGGTGATTTCGGCGGCGACCTTGGCCGCTTTCGAGGGTGGCAGCGCCTTAGCCAAGGCCTTGAGCACGCGCATTTGGTCAATCTCACTGCCCTGACGCTCGCCGGCACTGACCACCACCGCGTATTCGCCGCGGGCGTGATCGCTACTGGCGTCGTACCACGCCTGGGCTTCGCCGACCGACCCGCGCCATATTTGCTCATGCAGCTTGGTCATTTCGCGGCAAAATGCGACCTGCCGGTCCGGCCCACACTGATCCACCAGATCACGAATCAAGACCGGCATTCGGTTGGCCGACTCGTACAACACCATCGCCCCGCCGGAACGCTCGCCACGTTCCAACCGATCGCGCCGGCCGCTGCCCTTGTGCGGCAAAAATCCAAGGAACTGCAGGTGATCCATGGCGAAACCCGAAACCACGGTGGCAGCCAACAGCGCCGACGCCCCCGGGATCGGAATAATCGGCACCCCTTGGGCAATCGCCTCACGGACCAGCGGCAAACCCGGGTCGGACAGCAGCGGTGTCCCAGCATCACTGACTAATGCCAAGGGCATATCTCGAGCCTGGGCCACCAATTCCGGGGCCAAACGGGCTTCATTGTGCTGATGGACGGCAATTAATCGCGGACTCAGACCGTAGGCCGTCATCAATTGACGGGCACGTCGCGTATCCTCAGCCAATACGATCTCGACTGACGACAACACCCTCAGCGCCCTAAGGGTTAGGTCCCCAAGGTTGCCGATGGGGGTCGAGACCACGTAAATTGCGGGCTCAATAGGCCCTCTTGCGACCAAACGCTCTGGAATTTGCAACGATGAAAGCTCCTCAAAATCATGCCACTCGACGCCGCCTATGGCTGGCGACCGCATTGACTGCAGCATTGTTGGGCGGGTGTGCCAGCGGGCCGGGCACCACGGTGGTAACGCCTCTGGACACAGAACTTGCGAGTCTGACGCAATTAGCTGGTGCCGAACAGGCCTCTCAGTTGGCGCTGCAACTGGGCGCACTCAACCGCTCCGGCCAATTCGAGCTGGCGTTGGCGCTGTCGCAGCGCGTTCCGGTGGACGCTGCGCTCGGGCCACTGTATCAACAGGTTGAACGCCAAGCGACCGCCGCCATGATCGGCGTGGGCGACTACAATGGCGCCTTGGCCCGTATCGAGCGCGCCAGCCAAGCCCCGGACCAACTAGAATGGCTGGGGTTGGAGACGCAGGCCTACGATGGTCTGGGCGACCAGCGCGCCGCCATGGCTGCGCTCGCCCGCTTAATTGAACTCACCCCGGACGACGCCAATGGGCGCTTGCTAGGCGATATCTGGGTGCGCGCCCAGCTGGCCAGCCTACTAGACGCAGGCGGCGACGATGCCGTCAGTGGCTGGCTGGCGCTGGCCCAAGCCGCCGAAGCCGGTGCAGGCGACGTGCGCGCGTGGCGCAAAGCCTGGCCGGATCACCGCGCCAACCGGGTTCTACCGGCCGACATCCAAGCGCTATTAGCCAGAGGCTGGGCCAAGCCCGCACGCATTGGCGTGATCTTGCCCCTGTCCGGACCGCTGGTTGGGGTCGGCTCCAACCTACTCGACGGCATCATGTCCGAACAGCTGAGTGACCGAAGTACCACCGTAATCGTCAGTGATGGCAGCCTAGGGGTCGAGGCGGCGGTGGCCGAACTGACCGCGCAGTCGGTTGACTTAATTGTTGGCCCCCTGCCGAAAGACCAGGTCAATCAATTGCTGGCGATGGCCATTGATTTGCCACTTCTGACCCTGAACTACAGCGACATCGAGGCCGATGCACTGGCGCCACGTGCGCAAATGGGACTGGCGCCGGAAGACGCCGCACGCGATGCGGCACGGTTGATGATGCTGGACCTTGACGACCCACGGCGCCCCATCGTGTTGGTGCCGGGTGACGCGACCGGCGAGCGTGTCAGCGCGGCTTACATCAGCGAATGGACCGACAACGGGGGTGTCGCCCCAGTCATCGCGCCCTACCTCAACGACAACCAGCGCCAAGTGGTCGCGGATGCGATCGGCATCGCCGCCAGCCAAGCCCGGCACAGCGCACTGCAGCGACTGTTGGCCGCGGACTTGGAGTTTACGCCACGCCGACGCGCAGACATCAGCAGCGTTTACATCTACGCCAACGCCGTCACCGCCGCCCAGCTTAAACCCTTGCTGGCGTTCTATTACGCCGGCGACCTTCCAGTGTGGGTCGCCGACGCCGCACTGGACCGGGATCTGGACCTGGTCCGCGACGACCTGGTCGGTGCCAACCTTGTGGCAATGCCATGGCAGCTCGATAGCCTGGCTGATTCGAACGTACTATTTGAGCTCGGACGCGATGCCTGGCTGCTGGCCAATAGCTTGGACAGCCTCGCCCAAGGCAACGCATTCGACGGCCGCACGGGGCTGTGGACCCTGGAATCCGAGCGTCTGACTCGTGCGATGAGCCCGGCGCGCCTAACAGCCGAGGGCTTCACCGCCCTCGAGCGACCGCCAGAGCGGGCTGAACCGCTGGCGACAGGACTGCCTGCCAACAGCGCCCCGCCGCTCGAACTGTGAGCGACCGCCAGGCCCGCGGCCTCGCCGCTGAGAACTGGCTGATTGGGCGCCTGGCCAACCGCCGGGTTCAACTCAGGCACCACCGCTATGGCTGCCGGCTTGGGGAAATTGACTTGGTGCTGGAAGATCCGGACCACATCGTCATGGTCGAGGTCCGCTACCGCAGCTCGCTGACGGCCGCCATCCAGAGCATTGACTGGCATAAACGCCGACGGCTCAAAGCCTGCGCGTATGTCTGGCTGGCAAATAACCCTACCGACAAAGTCATTCGCTTTGATACCGTAGGCATTAGCGGAACGCCACCAAACTGGCGGCTTCGCTGGATACCCCACGCATTTGAGATGGATGATTGACCATGCTGGAGCGCATCGCCCAGGATATAGCCGAGCACCAAGCCGCGGTCACTGCACTGCAAACTGAACACGCCGCCAGCATCGCGCAAATCGCCGCTCGGCTGACCCAGACGCTGTTAAGCGAGGGTCGGATACTGGTGTGCGGCACCGGGACTGCGGGGGCGCTGGGGCAAATGTTTGCCACTCACTTGAATCATCGACTGGATCGCGAGCGACCATCGCTGCCAGCATTGTCGCTCAACAACGACACCCATTTGATCAATGCAGTCGCCACCGCGCACGGCTCGGCTAACGTCTTTGCCCATCAGATACGCGCCATGGGCCGGGAGCTGGATTTGTTGGTGGTGCTGAGCGCGACCGGCAGTGAGCCGGCATTGATGAAGGCGGTCCAGGCCGCCCACGACCAAGACATTGGGGTCATCTTATTAAGCCAGCACGAGGGTGGACAGATTTCGTCCCTGAGCGGCTTTGAGGACCAGGAGCTACGACTGCCCGCGGTAACCCCATCGGGGGTGGCGCAGTTGCAGCTACTAACTCTAAACTTACTAACACAATCCATTGAATCGCAACTGTTCGGGTAAACCATGAAAAAACTAGTCAGCGTCACCCTTATTTCCGCAGCCGTTATGCTGAGCGGCTGCACCACCGTCGTCAGCAGCATCGTCGACGAACCGATCCAACCGAACATCGGCAGCCGAACCTTTGGCGGCTATGTCAGTGACCAACTGATTGAAGAAATCACCTCGGTCAACCTAAACAAGACGTCGGAAACGCTGAAGCAATCGCATATCGTCGCCACCACGTTTAACGGCACCACTTTGTTGACCGGCCAGGTACCCGACCAAACCACCCAGCAAGCCGCTCAGGCCGTGGCCGCACAGGTGCGCGGCGTCAAAAAGGTTGAGAATGCGCTGACCGTGGCCGGCGCCACCAGCTTTGGTGTACGCGCCAACGACGCCTACTTAACCGCCGCGATTAATACCGCGCTGGCGAAAGATCTCGGATTCACACTGGCACGCCGAACCAAGGTAACGACTGAAGACGGCACCGTGTATTTGCTGGGATTTTTGACCGAAAACGAGATTGCTCAGGTCACCGCGTCCGCGCAAAGCGTCGGCGGTGTTGAGCGGATCGTCGCGCTGTTTGAACGAATCGACTAACGGACGATGCGCAGCCCCGGACGCGAAGGCGTCGGGGGTTCATCATCCGGATCGGCGTCGGCGCCTTCCGGCTCGACCCCTGCGGGCGGATCACCTGGCTCGGTCAAAAACTGCATGCCCTCGCCCGTCTCTTTGCTAAAAATACCTTTGACCGCCGCCATTGGCACCCATACATTTTCGGGCTTGCCGGCGAAGCGCGCCGAAAAACTCAGGTCAGTATTGGTAATGCTCAAATCGCGCACCGCCGACGGCGACAAACTCAGCACCACCATACCGTCCTGACCGAACCCAGCAGGCACCTGAACGCCGTACTGAGTTTCATCGACCATGATGTGCGGCGTGGCGTCGTTGTCGAGCATCCACTCGTACAGACCGCGCAACAGGTAAGGACGCGATGAATTCATATCAGTCGCGCATTTCCGCTTCGACTTCAGACATCGACAGCTGGAAACACTCGCGACCAAACACACGCTCGCCGTATTCACGGATCGCCACGGTGCTTTTGGCCGGCAAGTCCAAGCCGAGCAAGTTCGAGCGCCACAAAATCGGCGCAACCGCGCAATCGACCAAACTAAAGTCGTCGCTCATGAAGTACGGCTTTTCTTCGAAAATCGCGTTGGTCGCGATCACCGAATCACGCAGTGCTTTACGCGCCGTGTCGACACGCTTGCCGGTTTTCTCTTTCAAGATGACTCGAGCCAACGCGGTCCACTCACGGTCAATACGGGTAATCATTTGGCGACTGTTGGCACGCGCCACCGGGTAAACCGGCAGCAACGGCGGGTGCGGAAAGCGCTCGTCCAGGTATTCCATCATCACGTTGGCTTCAAACAACGACAGATCACGATCCACCAAGGTCGGCAGTTTTCCATAGGGGTTGAGCTCACGCACTTCGTCCGGAACGTTTTCCGGGTCGCAGTCGACGATCTCGACGGTCACGCCCTTTTCGTGCAGCACCATGCGCACCCGGTGCGACATAATGTCAGTCGGGTCGGAGAAAAAGGTCATTGAAGAACGTTTGGTGACCACGGTCATGTGGGGTCTCTCCTTAAAATACAAAAACCCCCGCAGGCAATCCCACGGGGGTTGATCAAGCCTAGGCTGCGTTAGTGAACGTCTTTCCAGTATTCACGCTTAAGCAGGTACGCCACGATAAAGAACACAAACAGGAACAACAGAACGTAGATACCCAGACGTTCCGATTGGGCTCGGCTAGGCTCAGCAACATAGGCCATGTAATTTACCAAGTCGTAAATGACTCGATCATACTCATCAGCCGACAGCTGACCGCTGCCCTCGACCACGTCCAACACGCCACACTGATCTTCCAGTATCGGGTTGCCGGTTAGCGGATCGGTTTTAACTACGCCATTTTCTTTGACCGGTGCATTCGTGCACACCAGCCGCTGCTCGCCCTGCAACGGCTGCAAAGCGTGCGGCATTCCGACCTTAGGGAACACCAAGTTGTTCACGCCCAAAGGACGCGACGGATCGGTGTAAAAGGTCTTGAGGTAGGTATAGACCCAGTCGTTACCACGCTTACGCGTGACCAAGGTCAAATCCGGCGGCGGTGCGCCGAACCATTCACCCGCGGCATCGGCCGGCATTGAAATGGTACCCAGGTCGCCAATTTTCTTGTGGCCCGGCAGCAAGTGCTCCTCGAACAGGGCATTTGAAATACCCAGGTCATTCGCGGTGCGCTCGTAACGCTGGTATTCCATGCTGTGACAGCCTGCACAGAACTGGCTGTAGGTCGCCAGTCCGCGCTGCAGCGACGGCTGGTCCGTCACGTCGGTATCAATGTGTTCCAGCGGGTAGCCAGAGCCACCGGCCGCTACTGCGGCGCCTGACACCAGAGTCAGCGCCAATAAAATTCCCTTAATCATCAGCCAGTCACCCTTGTCGGAGCAGGTTTGCATTTTTCCATCCGCGTGTACCAAGGCATCAGGATGAAGTAAGCGAAGTACAACGCGGTGCACAGCTGCGCCAGCGCGGTACGGCCAGGCGACGACGGAATCGCGCCCAAAACACCCAGGATGACGAAGGACACGGCAAACACCGCCAGCCATACACGCGAGATCCAGCCTTTGTAGCGCATGGAGCGAACCGGCGAGCGGTCCAACCAAGGCATGACAAACAGCACCGCAATCGCCGCGCCCATAAAGACCACACCCCAGAACTTGGCGTCCAACCCAAACATCGGGAAGGTAATCGCGCGCAAGATGGCGTAGAACGGCGTGAAGTACCAAACCGGCGCAATATGCTCGGGGGTCTTCAGCGGGTTAGCCGGTTCAAAGTTCGCGTACTCCAAGAAGTACCCGCCCATTTCTGGGAAGAAGAACACCACCAAACTAAACACAAACAAGAATACCGCGACACCGGCAATGTCTTTGACTGTGTAGTACGGGTGGAAGGGAATGCCGTCCAACGGCTTACCGTTCTCGTCTTTGTTGTCCTTGATATCAATGCCGTCGGGGTTGTTAGAGCCGACTTCGTGCAAGGCCAAAATGTGCAAAACGACCAAACCGGCAATCACGAACGGCAATGCAATGACGTGCAGTGCAAAGAAGCGGTTCAAGGTAATGCCCGAGATCAGGTAGTCGCCCCGGATCCACTGCGCCAAGTCCGCACCGACCACGGGGATCGCCCCGAACAGTGACACGATGACCTGAGCACCCCAGTAGGACATTTGCCCCCACGGCAGCAGGTAGCCCATGAAGGCTTCTGCCATCAGCGCCAGGTAAATGGCCATACCGAACAACCAAATCAGCTCGCGCGGCTTTTGATACGAGCCGTAAAGCAAGGCGCGGAACATGTGCAGATAAATCACGACAAAGAACGCCGAAGCACCGGTCGAGTGCATGTAGCGAATCAGCCACCCGAACTCGACATCACGCATGATGTACTCGACCGAGGCGAATGCACCTTCGGCGCTGGGTACATAGCTCATAGTCAGCCAAATACCAGTCAGGATTTGGTTAACCAGCACCAACAGCGCCAGTGAGCCAAAGAAATACCAGAAGTTAAAGTTCTTGGGCGTGTAATACTTGCCCAAGTGCTTATCCCAGGCGTCAACCACGGGCAGACGTTCGTCAATCCAGCCCAACACGCCTGTTGCTGTACTTTTACGCAACGCCATTATGCAACACCCTCATCTTCACCAATCACCACAATCGCGTCAGTTTCATAGCGGTGCGGCGGAACCACCAGGTTCAACGGCGCAGGCACAGCTTTAAAGACACGACCGGCCAAATCAAACTTAGAGCCGTGGCACGGACAAAAATAGCCGCCCTGCCAATCAGCCCCCAAGTCGGCAGGCCCGACTTCGGGGCGGAACTGCGGCGAACACCCAAGGTGCGTACAGATCCCGACGGTGATAAAGACTTCGGGCTTAATCGACCGGGTTTTCTTATCAACGTAAGACGGCTGCTGTTCTTTGGCAGACATCGGATCGGCGACCGTGTCGACCAGCGCATCCAATGATGCCAGGTTGGCTTCGGTGCGGCGCAAAACGAACACCGGCTTACCGCGCCATTCGGCACGAATCTGTTCGCCAGCGCGGACCTTACTGACGTCAACACGGACGGGGGCGCCGGCGGCCTTGGCCTTGGCACTCGGGTTCCATGAACCGACAAAGGGGGTGGCGACGCCAACCGCGCCAACCGCGCCCATGGCCGCCGTAGCGGCCACTAAGAACTTGCGTCGACCTGGATTGACCGTCGAATCATCAGGCGTTTCCGCCATGGTGGAGTCGGACATGCTGGGTCCTCTAGAGAGTAAAGGGTTGCGATATAAAATTCCGCGCAAAGGATAGGGTTTCAGGCGCGCGTAATCAAGTTTTGGGTGTAAGCAAATAGCCGCACAGGGGCGCTTTTCACGGCCGATTGGCGCAAAACCGAAAGCGGCAGGCGACCGCAAAATCGAGCGCCCACAAAAAAGCCCGGACCAAGCCGGGCTTTCGCACCACCAAAAGCGTATTAACGCTTCGAGTACTGCGGACGCTTACGCGCTTTGTGCAGACCGACCTTCTTACGCTCAACCATGCGCGAATCGCGGGTTACAAACCCAGCTTTACGCAGCGCAGGGCGCAGAGTTTCGTCCATTTCCATCAGGGCACGTGTAATGCCGTGACGAATTGCACCCGCCTGACCAAATTCACCACCACCTTTGACGGTGCAGTAAACGTCGAGCTTTTCCAACATCGCAACCAATTCCAGCGGCTGACGCACGATCATACGTGCGGTCGGGCGACCGAAATACACGTCCACCGGACGCTGGTTAACAGTAATAGTGCCGTTACCGGGGCGCAAAAATACGCGTGCGGCTGAGGTCTTGCGTCGGCCTGTGCCGTAGTTCTGAATCGCTGACATAATCGTTCCTTACAGAGCCAGAGGCTTCGGCTCTTGGGCCGCATGCGGATGTTCCGCACCAGCGTAAACTTTAAGTTTGCGATACATGGCGCGACCCAAGGGGTTCTTAGGCAGCATGCCCTTTACGGCAAACTCGATCACTTTCTCGGGACGGCGTTCGATCAACTGTTCGAACGAGGCTTCTTTCAAGCCACCCGGAAATCCTGTGTGGTGGTAATACATCTTGTCGCTTGCTTTGCGGCCAGTCACTGCGACTTTCTCTGCATTTACTACGACGATGTAATCACCGGTGTCTACGTGAGGCGTGTACTCGGCCTTGTGCTTACCACGCAGACGGCGTGCAATCTCAGTCGCCATGCGACCTAGAGTTTGGCCCGCCGCGTCTACTACCAGCCATTCGCGGCTGACTTCTTCTGTTTTGGCGCTGAAAGTCTTCATAATTCCTGCTGCTGCTTGTGGGGCGCACCCCATTAACGAGGGGGAGGATTCTATAGAGCGTCCCCGATGATATCAACCCCTCATGGCAAATGCGGTTGAGCCAAATACTCTTGACTCTGCATTTCCGTGAGTCGGGACACGGTTCGATCAAATTCAAAGGTCACACGAGACCCCTGATAGAGCGACATTAACGGCGCCTCGGCGCTGACGATCAATTTAACATTACGGTCGTAAACTTCATCAATTAAATTTACAAATCGTCGTGCGGCATCGTCCATCTGATCGGTCAGGACTGGAACGTCCGAGACCACCAGTGCATGAAAACGCTTAGCCAACTCAATGTAATCGCTGGTCGATCGCGGGCCCTGGCACAACTCTTTAAAGCTGAACCAGACCACATCGTCGCTGATCGCCCGGGTACTGAATTGACGACCATTGACGTCAATCTTTACGCCCTCGTGAACCTGACCGGGCGCCAGCTGGGCGAATTCCTGAGCCAGCAAAAGGTCCGCATCCGGCCGCTGGGCATCCAGGTACAACTCGACCTGGGTCAACACGCGCAACCGCCAGTCCGTACCACCGTCCAGATTAAACACCTCACAGTGCGCATACAGCATGTCAATGGCCGGCAAAAATAAGGCCCGCTGCAAGCCGTCTTTGTACAGCCAGCGTGGCTCGACGTTGGAGGTGGTGACCAATGCCACCTGGCGCCGGAACAAGCCTCGAAACAGATTCGCCAAGATCATCGCATCGGTGATGTCGGTGACGATGAACTCGTCCAAGCACAGCACCCGCATATCATCCGCCAAACGATCGGCGACCCGCTCTAGCGGATCCGGCTGGCCCTGCATTTCACGCAACTGGGCGTGCACGCTCAACATGAACCGGTGAAAGTGAATGCGCTTTTTGTCCTCGAACGGCAGGCTGTCGTAGAACAAGTCCATTAAAAAAGTTTTGCCACGCCCGACCCCGCCCCAAAAATACAGCCCGCGTTCGGGCAAGGGAGGCGGCGGTGGCTTCCAGCGCCCTAACAGGTTA is from Litorivicinus lipolyticus and encodes:
- the rsmH gene encoding 16S rRNA (cytosine(1402)-N(4))-methyltransferase RsmH, translated to MSAHVSVLLHETVDAVLADPNGLYVDCTLGRGGHTAYLLSQLGEDARVIGFDRDPDAIAFVSARFADDPRFVAVHAAFGDLESELGSLGLTGQVDGIIADLGVSSPQLDVADRGFSFQVDGPLDMRMDPTRGVSAADWLARVKHPDLARALRTLGDEKNASRIASAILEARVEAPIQRTLQLAAIVKAAHPRWEPGRHPATKTFQAIRIAVNAELEQIDAVLPQILSVMKPAGRMAVISFHSLEDRRIKRFIRDQANPPGDPLGLLPQPAPRLRPLGKAIRPSTAEVEANPRSRSSVLRVAEKCAVPA
- the mraZ gene encoding division/cell wall cluster transcriptional repressor MraZ, coding for MFRGITQVNLDAKGRLAIPTRFRDVIEQRCAQKMVLTVDHRERCLLLYPAPDWATVESQINAMPNHTKAARRLQYMMVGHATDLDLDSAGRIMLPAVLREHARLEKRVVLMGQNSRFEIWSETLWQAKTEAYLADEDDDADADALAGFTL
- the rsmI gene encoding 16S rRNA (cytidine(1402)-2'-O)-methyltransferase; the encoded protein is MRSPAIGGVEWHDFEELSSLQIPERLVARGPIEPAIYVVSTPIGNLGDLTLRALRVLSSVEIVLAEDTRRARQLMTAYGLSPRLIAVHQHNEARLAPELVAQARDMPLALVSDAGTPLLSDPGLPLVREAIAQGVPIIPIPGASALLAATVVSGFAMDHLQFLGFLPHKGSGRRDRLERGERSGGAMVLYESANRMPVLIRDLVDQCGPDRQVAFCREMTKLHEQIWRGSVGEAQAWYDASSDHARGEYAVVVSAGERQGSEIDQMRVLKALAKALPPSKAAKVAAEITGGSRRELFELIEALHNDGKA
- a CDS encoding penicillin-binding protein activator encodes the protein MTAALLGGCASGPGTTVVTPLDTELASLTQLAGAEQASQLALQLGALNRSGQFELALALSQRVPVDAALGPLYQQVERQATAAMIGVGDYNGALARIERASQAPDQLEWLGLETQAYDGLGDQRAAMAALARLIELTPDDANGRLLGDIWVRAQLASLLDAGGDDAVSGWLALAQAAEAGAGDVRAWRKAWPDHRANRVLPADIQALLARGWAKPARIGVILPLSGPLVGVGSNLLDGIMSEQLSDRSTTVIVSDGSLGVEAAVAELTAQSVDLIVGPLPKDQVNQLLAMAIDLPLLTLNYSDIEADALAPRAQMGLAPEDAARDAARLMMLDLDDPRRPIVLVPGDATGERVSAAYISEWTDNGGVAPVIAPYLNDNQRQVVADAIGIAASQARHSALQRLLAADLEFTPRRRADISSVYIYANAVTAAQLKPLLAFYYAGDLPVWVADAALDRDLDLVRDDLVGANLVAMPWQLDSLADSNVLFELGRDAWLLANSLDSLAQGNAFDGRTGLWTLESERLTRAMSPARLTAEGFTALERPPERAEPLATGLPANSAPPLEL
- a CDS encoding YraN family protein, with translation MSDRQARGLAAENWLIGRLANRRVQLRHHRYGCRLGEIDLVLEDPDHIVMVEVRYRSSLTAAIQSIDWHKRRRLKACAYVWLANNPTDKVIRFDTVGISGTPPNWRLRWIPHAFEMDD
- a CDS encoding D-sedoheptulose-7-phosphate isomerase, with the translated sequence MLERIAQDIAEHQAAVTALQTEHAASIAQIAARLTQTLLSEGRILVCGTGTAGALGQMFATHLNHRLDRERPSLPALSLNNDTHLINAVATAHGSANVFAHQIRAMGRELDLLVVLSATGSEPALMKAVQAAHDQDIGVILLSQHEGGQISSLSGFEDQELRLPAVTPSGVAQLQLLTLNLLTQSIESQLFG
- a CDS encoding BON domain-containing protein; translation: MKKLVSVTLISAAVMLSGCTTVVSSIVDEPIQPNIGSRTFGGYVSDQLIEEITSVNLNKTSETLKQSHIVATTFNGTTLLTGQVPDQTTQQAAQAVAAQVRGVKKVENALTVAGATSFGVRANDAYLTAAINTALAKDLGFTLARRTKVTTEDGTVYLLGFLTENEIAQVTASAQSVGGVERIVALFERID
- a CDS encoding ClpXP protease specificity-enhancing factor; its protein translation is MNSSRPYLLRGLYEWMLDNDATPHIMVDETQYGVQVPAGFGQDGMVVLSLSPSAVRDLSITNTDLSFSARFAGKPENVWVPMAAVKGIFSKETGEGMQFLTEPGDPPAGVEPEGADADPDDEPPTPSRPGLRIVR
- a CDS encoding glutathione S-transferase N-terminal domain-containing protein: MTVVTKRSSMTFFSDPTDIMSHRVRMVLHEKGVTVEIVDCDPENVPDEVRELNPYGKLPTLVDRDLSLFEANVMMEYLDERFPHPPLLPVYPVARANSRQMITRIDREWTALARVILKEKTGKRVDTARKALRDSVIATNAIFEEKPYFMSDDFSLVDCAVAPILWRSNLLGLDLPAKSTVAIREYGERVFGRECFQLSMSEVEAEMRD
- a CDS encoding cytochrome c1 codes for the protein MIKGILLALTLVSGAAVAAGGSGYPLEHIDTDVTDQPSLQRGLATYSQFCAGCHSMEYQRYERTANDLGISNALFEEHLLPGHKKIGDLGTISMPADAAGEWFGAPPPDLTLVTRKRGNDWVYTYLKTFYTDPSRPLGVNNLVFPKVGMPHALQPLQGEQRLVCTNAPVKENGVVKTDPLTGNPILEDQCGVLDVVEGSGQLSADEYDRVIYDLVNYMAYVAEPSRAQSERLGIYVLLFLFVFFIVAYLLKREYWKDVH
- a CDS encoding cytochrome b produces the protein MALRKSTATGVLGWIDERLPVVDAWDKHLGKYYTPKNFNFWYFFGSLALLVLVNQILTGIWLTMSYVPSAEGAFASVEYIMRDVEFGWLIRYMHSTGASAFFVVIYLHMFRALLYGSYQKPRELIWLFGMAIYLALMAEAFMGYLLPWGQMSYWGAQVIVSLFGAIPVVGADLAQWIRGDYLISGITLNRFFALHVIALPFVIAGLVVLHILALHEVGSNNPDGIDIKDNKDENGKPLDGIPFHPYYTVKDIAGVAVFLFVFSLVVFFFPEMGGYFLEYANFEPANPLKTPEHIAPVWYFTPFYAILRAITFPMFGLDAKFWGVVFMGAAIAVLFVMPWLDRSPVRSMRYKGWISRVWLAVFAVSFVILGVLGAIPSSPGRTALAQLCTALYFAYFILMPWYTRMEKCKPAPTRVTG
- the petA gene encoding ubiquinol-cytochrome c reductase iron-sulfur subunit translates to MSDSTMAETPDDSTVNPGRRKFLVAATAAMGAVGAVGVATPFVGSWNPSAKAKAAGAPVRVDVSKVRAGEQIRAEWRGKPVFVLRRTEANLASLDALVDTVADPMSAKEQQPSYVDKKTRSIKPEVFITVGICTHLGCSPQFRPEVGPADLGADWQGGYFCPCHGSKFDLAGRVFKAVPAPLNLVVPPHRYETDAIVVIGEDEGVA
- the rpsI gene encoding 30S ribosomal protein S9, with product MSAIQNYGTGRRKTSAARVFLRPGNGTITVNQRPVDVYFGRPTARMIVRQPLELVAMLEKLDVYCTVKGGGEFGQAGAIRHGITRALMEMDETLRPALRKAGFVTRDSRMVERKKVGLHKARKRPQYSKR